From the Herpetosiphonaceae bacterium genome, the window CACGGTACACGCGCCGCAGATGCCGTGCTCGCAGCCGACATGCGTGCCGGTCAGCGCCAGCTCGTGGCGCAGAAAATCGCTGAGCAGCAGACGCGGCTCAACCTGGCGAGTATAGGATCGATCGTTGACGGTCAGCGTCACCTCGCGCTTCATGGCGATTCCTTCTGCTAACAAATCGGCTGGCACGCGCGCTCCACAGCGCGCAGCAGCGTGCTGCGGGCTAGGTTTTTGACGAGGTAGCGCCGGTACGCGGCGGTAGCGTGCAGGTCGGTCGGCGGATCGATCTCGGCGTCGATCGACTCGACGGCGGCGCGGATCGCGTCTTCGGTTGGCTGCGCGCCGCGCAATGCTTGCGTGACCGAGCGGATCGGGACGGGAATATCGCCCACGGCCAGCAGCACCAGCCTGCTCTCGGCGATCGTGCCGTCCTCGGCCAGCGTGACGACCGCCGCCGCGCCCGCCATAGCGTAATCGCCGTGCCGCCGGGCCACCTCGTCGAAGGCGGTGCCGGTGCGTGGCGGCAGCGCCGGGATCGCGATCTCGACCAGCAGCTCCTCCGGCTCTAGCGCGGTGGTCAGTATGCCCAGGAAGAACTCGGCGGCGGGGAGCCAGCGCTCGGCCTGCTGGCTTTGCAGGCGCAGCCGGGCATCCAGCGCGAGCGACAGCGCGGGTAGCTCGGCGGCGGGATCGGCGTGGGCCAGCGAGCCGCCGATCGTGCCCCGGCTGCGGATCTGCGGGTGGGCGATATGCGGCATGGCCTCGGCCAGCAGCGGCAGACGCTCGGCGATCAGCGGGCTGCGCTCGACCGCGCGCTGGCGAGTCAGCGCGCCGATCGACACGCCGCCGTCGTCGGCGGGGCGAATGCCGGAGAGATCGTCGATGCGATTCACATCGATCAGGAGCGCAGGCCGGGCGAGACGAAAATTCATCGCTGGCACCAGGCTCTGGCCTCCGGCGAGAACCTTAGCGTCGAAGCCACCCTCGGCCAGCAATGCCAGAGCTTCGTCGCGGGTGGTTGGCGCGTGATACTCAAAG encodes:
- a CDS encoding xanthine dehydrogenase family protein subunit M translates to MKPAPFEYHAPTTRDEALALLAEGGFDAKVLAGGQSLVPAMNFRLARPALLIDVNRIDDLSGIRPADDGGVSIGALTRQRAVERSPLIAERLPLLAEAMPHIAHPQIRSRGTIGGSLAHADPAAELPALSLALDARLRLQSQQAERWLPAAEFFLGILTTALEPEELLVEIAIPALPPRTGTAFDEVARRHGDYAMAGAAAVVTLAEDGTIAESRLVLLAVGDIPVPIRSVTQALRGAQPTEDAIRAAVESIDAEIDPPTDLHATAAYRRYLVKNLARSTLLRAVERACQPIC